A stretch of the Chelonoidis abingdonii isolate Lonesome George chromosome 11, CheloAbing_2.0, whole genome shotgun sequence genome encodes the following:
- the KASH5 gene encoding LOW QUALITY PROTEIN: protein KASH5 (The sequence of the model RefSeq protein was modified relative to this genomic sequence to represent the inferred CDS: deleted 1 base in 1 codon) has translation MALSALLFTARPAKVTGDMASGDMLFLQGDVSPWISGEVSCYGETDQPVNTETTSNPAAVAQLLLVQSSEESWKSAAVSSKSRCSEEHVLTCTFEACDLEQTGQVSVFRIIEYLQSVTGQSCEEEKLQLLYKMLDPEERGVAVDLPTFHAVMKNWIADCRQDGGLDSTKERDMFVDNMCLWPSGRRRPVSSTAQLEGYGGDVSSVNSEEAAALISSIEDLEYGNKKLAVQNAKLQRTIEAAEELNSRLTEELSQLQGRLRSTQQALEQAKPVANELEDLKAIAKSLEEEKGKYYSQARQLEKEQLCLSLQVDCLQEENRKLLTERDRVKQKVAELVAEKADLKAQLCEYETLLSCKDTALTEKTNRAEELTAMLAENRTVVQELRLETSQLQEQLCQTTEDLAMLPKELPHELKPHVQLPAQPLCVEIEEIQQGRKAEASLPSPLCGMWPGSGAPASAQLLVEMSPVDVRVVAEEQDVGVADCTPAWVAQPSAAGEANPLAEQQQRLMPEMPEGTEERRDWRCPAKEELCAHDAEEQLKLATGTSEEHSCLSCVETRVLPWPEGKAAKPICLEAGPADTLLSSPAERSPVGGLQQGALILVQNQLSPVKQKQLHNCWLETLAPWFRSGLIFLLHQPQPHLLPSRLLLALLVTLLLLPVLCYLVLPSWTTATGLAWPHLQLRYLRPPPV, from the exons ATGGCACTCTCTGCCTTGCTATTTACGGCCC GGCCAGCTAAGGTGACGGGAGACATGGCCTCAGGAGACATGCTTTTTCTGCAAGGGGACGTTTCCCCCTGGATCTCGGGTGAAGTCAGCTGCTATGGAGAAACAGATCAGCCGGTGAACACGGAGACCACGTCTAACCCTGCAGCAGTTGCACAATTGCTCTTGGTCCAGTCGTCAGAGG AGTCATGGAAGAGCGCTGCCGTCAGCAGCAAGAGCCGATGCTCCGAGGAGCATGTACTGACCTGCACGTTTGAAGCCTGTGACCTGGAACAAACAG GACAGGTGTCTGTTTTCCGTATTATCGAGTACTTACAGTCGGTGACAGGGCAAAGCTGTGAGGAAGAGAAACTGCAGTTGCTTTACAAAATGCTGGACCCAGAAGAGAGGGGTGTCGCTGTGGATTTACCGACCTTCCATGCTGTCATGAAAAACTGGATTGCAGATTGTCGGCAGGATGG GGGATTAGATAGCACGAAGGAACGAGACATGTTTGTGGACAATATGTGCCTGTGGCCATCTG GGAGGAGGAGGCCTGTCTCTAGTACTGCTCAGTTAGAAGGATATGGCGGGGATGTTAGCAGCGTAAACTC GGAAGAAGCTGCCGCCTTGATAAGCAGCATTGAAGACCTGGAGTACGGGAACAAAAAGTTGGCCGTGCAGAATGCCAAGCTGCAGAGGACCATCGAGGCAGCTGAGGAACTCAACTCCCGCCTCACCGAAGAGCTCTCCCAGCTGCAAGGCAGACTGAGAAG CACGCAACAGGCCCTGGAACAGGCTAAGCCAGTGGCTAACGAACTAGAAGACCTGAAGGCTATTGCAAAAAGTCTGGAAGAGGAGAAGGGCAAATACTATTCACAAGCCCGGCAGCTG GAGAAGGAACAGCTGTGCCTCTCTCTACAAGTGGACTGTCTTCAAGAGGAG AACAGGAAGCTgctcacagagagagacagagtaaagcagaaggttGCAGAGCTGGTTGCTGAGAAGGCAGATCTTAAG GCCCAGCTCTGTGAATATGAAACTCTCCTCTCCTGCAAAGACACTGCCCTTACTGAG AAAACAAACCGTGCCGAAGAACTGACAGCAATGCTGGCGGAG AACAGGACAGTGGTGCAG GAGCTGAGACTGGAAACAAGCCAGCTTCAGGAGCAGCTGTGTCAAACTACCGAAGACCTGGCCAT GCTGCCGAAGGAGCTGCCCCACGAGCTTAAACCCCACGTTCAGCTTCCTGCACAGCCACTCTGCGTGGAGATAGAAGAAATCCAGCAG GGACGAAAGGCTGAGGCCAGTCTGCCGAGCCCGCTGTGCGGGATGTGGCCAGGTTCAGGAGCTCCTGCGTCGGCACAGCTGCTTGTCGAGATGAGCCCCGTGGATGTCAGGGTGGTGGCAGAGGAGCAG GATGTGGGCGTGGCCGATTGCACCCCAGCATGGGTGGCTCAGCCGAGTGCCGCCGGGGAAGCCAACCCcctggctgagcagcagcagcgacTGATGCCAGAGATGCCAGAAGG cacagaggagaggagagactggCGCTGCCCCGCCAAGGAAGAGTTGTGTGCGCATGACGCAGAGGAGCAGCTTAAACTCGCCACAGGGACCAGCGAAGAGCACAGCTGCTTATCCTGTGTGGAGACCCGTGTGCTTCCTTGGCCAGAAGGGAAG GCAGCAAAGCCTATCTGTCTGGAGGCCGGGCCCGCAGACACTCTATTGTCCAGCCCAGCAGAGAG GAGCCCTGTGGGAGGCCTGCAGCAAGGTGCACTCATCCTTGTGCAGAACCAGCTGTCCCCTGTCAAACAGAAGCAGCTGCACAACTGCTGGCTTGAAACCTTAGCCCCATG GTTTCGTTCGGGCCTGATATTCCTTCTGCATCAgccacagccccacctcctccccagccgcctgctgctggccctgcttgtgACACTCCTCCTGCTGCCAGTGCTGTGCTATctggtgctgcccagctggacCACGGCCACAGGGCTGGCATGGCCACACCTCCAGCTGCGGTACCTCAGGCCCCCACCTGTGTGA